The Silene latifolia isolate original U9 population chromosome Y, ASM4854445v1, whole genome shotgun sequence sequence AGATCACCTGCCGTTCTTTTACCTCTGTCATTGCCTTTGCTTCAATCCACtttgagaagtaatcagtcataactAGCATATACACTCTGTTTCCTGGAGGCCTGGGCAGCttacctactatgtccatgccccacatcatgaatggccatggagagataattggatgcattggttctgctggctggtggattgCTGGAGCCGCTTTTTGACATGACTCACAGCGTTTGGCATGGTTTACGGCATCTGcgcgcatggtgggccagaaataCCCCTGTCTTAAGATTTTGTTAGACAGACTTCGTCCTCCAGCATGGTTCCCGCATTCTCCGCCGTGCACATCCTGCAGTACTGTTTCTGCTTCCTCTTTGTTCAAGCACCCGAGGCATGGTCCTGCCAACGATTTTCTAAAGAGGATGTTATCAATCAAGATATACCTGGAGGCTTTTATTTTGAAACTTTGTGCTTCCTTTCTATCCCCAGGGAGTGTCCTATCCCTTAGCCAATTTACGTTTGGTACTCTCTAATCTGGATCCTGCTGTCCTATTGTGGAAACCAGAGTCCTGGCTCCCTGCGTACACTGCGTGTGTACTGTTTCTTTCACCAGTTTCTGATCTGGCTCCTTCTGGATGGCTGGAGTCAATACATGGGTGATAGGTATATTTGACAGCTCTATGGGCTGGAAGGTGGCCCCTAATGTTGCcagggcgtctgcttccacgttctgatctcatGGCACCTGAGTTATCTTGAACGTTCTAAACTTTGACTTTTGCTCTGTGGCTATCTTCAAGTAGGCTATCATTTTTGAATCACGTGCCACATATTCGTTGTTTACATGATTTACCACAAGTAAGGAGTCACTATACACCCTCAGGTTCCTTACCTTAAACCCCGATGCCATCTGCATCCCAAGTATAAGGGCTTCATACTCAGCTTCGTTGTTGGTTACCTTGAACTCACACCTAATAGCTTGTACTATCAGATCACCTTTAGGTGATCGAAGGACCAAACCCACACCGGCTCCCCTTGCATTTGAGGCTCCGTCAATGTATAGGGTCCATATCTCACTATCCCGACTCCCCATTATTGTCAGCATTCCTTCTTCTGCCTCCCCACGGGTAGCAGGGCAGAAGTCAGAGACGAAATCTGCTAGGGCCTGGGATTTTATCGCTGTTCTGGGTTCGAATTGTAAGTCATACCCACTAAGATGAACTgactgttaggcccaaaatctggatatgcGCTGACTTGGGGCAGCAGGCCTGGAAGCATTGCGGGATGCAGGATATCAGGGAGCCAGGGTAGCAGTATCAGCGGGCAACATAGGATGTGGGCTTTGATCTGCGCGGAAGAAGCTTGTGAGAGTCCAATCTGTTGCCAAATCCAAAGAAGGAAAGTCCTACCCGGTgtcaaattaggaataacttggagGAAAAGCAAGAAATCCTAGCTCATCTATCTCCCCTATATAAAGAGCCTCAATGCAAAGAAGAAAGATCATCGAAAAATACAAGAATCAACCCTAGCACTCACAGCAAACGAACAAACTGTACTTCTtctcgaattatagtgaaaatattggtgggattccgtctccccccgcggttgtt is a genomic window containing:
- the LOC141630163 gene encoding uncharacterized protein LOC141630163, which translates into the protein MGSRDSEIWTLYIDGASNARGAGVGLVLRSPKGDLIVQAIRCEFKVTNNEAEYEALILGMQMASGFKVRNLRVYSDSLLVVNHVNNEYVARDSKMIAYLKIATEQKSKFRTFKITQVP